In Enterobacter sp. 638, a single window of DNA contains:
- the hslO gene encoding Hsp33 family molecular chaperone HslO, which produces MAQHDQLHRYLFEQFAVRGELVTVSETWKQILENHNYPQPVKRVLGELLVATSLLTATLKFAGDITVQLQGDGPMNMAVINGNNQQQMRGVARVQGEVPEGADLKTLVGNGFLVITITPDEGERYQGVVGLEGDTLAECLEDYFLRSEQLPTRLFIRTGEVEGQLAAGGMLLQVLPAQNAQGNDFEHLATLTETIKTEELFTLPANEVLWRLYHEEEVTLYDPQDVEFKCTCSRERCAGALRTLPDEEIDSIMAEDGEIDMNCDYCGSHYVFNAMDIAEIRNNASPADPQVH; this is translated from the coding sequence ATGGCCCAACACGACCAATTACACCGCTATCTGTTTGAGCAATTTGCCGTTCGCGGTGAGCTGGTAACCGTCTCCGAAACCTGGAAACAGATTCTGGAGAACCACAATTATCCGCAGCCTGTTAAAAGAGTGCTGGGCGAACTGCTGGTGGCGACAAGCCTGCTGACCGCAACGCTGAAATTTGCTGGCGATATCACCGTGCAGTTACAAGGTGACGGCCCAATGAACATGGCGGTCATTAACGGTAATAACCAACAGCAGATGCGCGGTGTGGCGCGCGTGCAGGGCGAGGTGCCAGAAGGCGCTGACCTGAAAACGCTGGTTGGCAACGGTTTCCTCGTGATTACCATTACGCCAGACGAAGGCGAGCGCTATCAGGGCGTGGTAGGTCTTGAAGGCGATACGCTGGCAGAGTGCCTGGAAGATTACTTCCTGCGTTCTGAGCAGTTGCCAACACGCCTGTTTATCCGCACCGGCGAAGTTGAAGGTCAACTGGCAGCGGGCGGCATGCTGCTGCAGGTCCTGCCTGCGCAAAATGCCCAGGGCAATGATTTTGAGCATCTGGCGACGCTGACCGAAACCATCAAAACCGAAGAACTCTTCACTCTGCCTGCGAATGAAGTGCTGTGGCGTCTGTACCACGAAGAAGAAGTCACGCTTTACGATCCGCAGGACGTTGAGTTCAAATGTACCTGTTCTCGTGAACGCTGTGCGGGTGCGCTGAGAACGTTGCCGGACGAAGAGATCGACAGCATCATGGCAGAAGATGGTGAAATCGACATGAACTGCGACTACTGTGGTTCGCACTACGTCTTCAACGCCATGGACATCGCCGAGATCCGTAATAACGCTTCTCCGGCCGATCCACAAGTCCATTAA
- the pckA gene encoding phosphoenolpyruvate carboxykinase (ATP), with product MRVNDLTPQDLKAYGINDVQELVYNPDYDTLYQEELNPALEGYERGVLTNTGAIAVDTGIFTGRSPKDKYIVRDDTTRDTLWWADKGKGKNDNKPLSQETWQHLKGLVTQQLSGKRLFIIDAFCGANADTRLSVRFITEVAWQAHFVKNMFIRPTDEELQDFEPDFIVMNGAKCTNPQWKEQGLNSENFIAFNLTERIQLIGGTWYGGEMKKGMFSVMNYLLPLQGIASMHCSANVGEEGDVAVFFGLSGTGKTTLSTDPKRRLIGDDEHGWDDDGVFNFEGGCYAKTIRLSAEAEPDIFHAIRRDALLENVTVRADGTVDFDDASKTENTRVSYPIYHIDNIVKPVSKAGHASKVIFLTADAFGVLPPVSRLTASQTQYHFLSGFTAKLAGTERGVTEPTPTFSACFGAAFLSLHPTQYAEVLVKRMQAAGAQAYLVNTGWNGTGKRISIKDTRAIIDAIIDGSLDDAETFTLPMFDLAIPTKLPGVDTHILDPRNTYGSPEQWQEKAEALAKLFIENFEKYTDTPAGAALVSAGPR from the coding sequence ATGCGTGTTAACGATTTAACCCCGCAAGATCTCAAGGCTTATGGTATTAACGACGTCCAGGAACTCGTTTACAACCCCGATTACGATACGCTGTATCAGGAAGAGCTCAATCCAGCACTGGAAGGATACGAGCGAGGTGTGTTGACGAATACTGGTGCTATCGCCGTGGACACGGGTATTTTTACCGGCCGTTCGCCAAAAGATAAGTATATCGTCCGTGACGACACCACCCGCGATACGCTGTGGTGGGCAGATAAAGGCAAAGGGAAGAACGACAACAAACCGCTCTCCCAGGAAACCTGGCAGCATCTGAAAGGTCTCGTCACTCAACAACTATCCGGCAAGCGCCTGTTTATTATCGACGCCTTCTGTGGCGCGAATGCCGACACCCGCCTTTCCGTTCGCTTTATCACTGAAGTTGCCTGGCAGGCACACTTCGTGAAGAACATGTTTATTCGCCCAACCGATGAAGAATTACAGGATTTCGAACCTGATTTCATCGTGATGAACGGCGCGAAATGCACGAACCCGCAGTGGAAAGAGCAGGGCCTGAATTCGGAAAACTTTATCGCATTCAACCTGACGGAGCGCATCCAGCTGATTGGCGGCACCTGGTACGGTGGCGAGATGAAGAAAGGGATGTTCTCGGTCATGAACTACCTGCTGCCGCTGCAGGGGATTGCCTCCATGCACTGCTCGGCGAATGTCGGCGAAGAGGGCGACGTGGCGGTGTTCTTTGGTCTGTCCGGCACCGGTAAAACGACCCTTTCCACCGACCCGAAACGTCGCCTGATTGGCGATGATGAGCACGGTTGGGATGATGACGGCGTGTTCAACTTTGAAGGCGGCTGCTACGCGAAAACCATTCGTCTGTCTGCCGAGGCCGAGCCAGACATTTTCCACGCCATCCGTCGTGATGCGCTGCTGGAAAACGTCACCGTCCGTGCAGACGGCACGGTCGATTTTGATGATGCCTCTAAAACGGAAAACACCCGCGTCTCTTATCCGATCTATCACATCGACAATATCGTGAAGCCGGTGTCAAAAGCGGGCCACGCTTCGAAGGTGATTTTCCTGACCGCTGACGCCTTTGGCGTTCTGCCGCCGGTGTCTCGCCTGACGGCCAGCCAGACGCAGTATCATTTCCTGTCCGGCTTTACCGCGAAATTGGCGGGCACCGAGCGTGGTGTCACAGAGCCTACACCGACCTTCTCTGCCTGCTTTGGCGCAGCGTTCCTGTCGCTGCACCCAACGCAGTACGCAGAAGTGCTGGTGAAACGCATGCAGGCGGCGGGCGCGCAGGCTTATCTGGTGAATACTGGCTGGAACGGGACGGGCAAACGTATTTCGATTAAGGATACGCGCGCCATTATCGACGCCATTATTGATGGTTCACTGGATGATGCAGAAACGTTCACTCTGCCCATGTTTGATCTTGCGATCCCGACCAAGCTGCCTGGCGTGGATACCCATATCCTCGACCCACGTAACACCTACGGTTCACCTGAGCAATGGCAAGAGAAGGCCGAAGCGCTGGCGAAGCTGTTTATTGAGAACTTCGAGAAGTACACCGATACGCCAGCAGGCGCGGCATTGGTGAGTGCAGGTCCAAGGTAA
- the hslR gene encoding ribosome-associated heat shock protein Hsp15, whose amino-acid sequence MKEKPSDGVRLDKWLWAARFYKTRALAREMVDGGKVHYNGQRSKPSKLVELNATLTLRQGNDEKTVVIKSITEQRRPATEATAMYEETTESVEKREKVALARKMNALTMPHPDRRPDKKERRDLMKFKHGEIE is encoded by the coding sequence ATGAAAGAAAAACCCTCTGACGGGGTAAGGCTCGACAAATGGCTGTGGGCGGCCCGTTTTTATAAAACGCGCGCCCTCGCCCGCGAGATGGTTGACGGTGGCAAAGTGCATTACAACGGGCAGCGCAGCAAGCCGAGTAAGCTTGTTGAACTGAACGCCACTCTGACATTACGTCAGGGAAACGATGAAAAAACGGTCGTGATCAAATCCATTACCGAGCAGCGTCGTCCGGCGACCGAAGCAACCGCAATGTATGAAGAAACGACAGAAAGCGTCGAGAAGCGCGAGAAAGTGGCGCTGGCGCGCAAGATGAATGCGCTGACCATGCCGCACCCGGACAGACGACCGGACAAAAAAGAACGTCGCGATCTGATGAAATTTAAGCACGGCGAAATTGAATAA
- the mrcA gene encoding peptidoglycan glycosyltransferase/peptidoglycan DD-transpeptidase MrcA, with protein sequence MKFVKYLLILAVCCILLGAGSIYGLYKYIEPQLPDVATLRDVRLQIPMQVYSADGELIAQYGEKRRIPLTLNEIPPVMVKAFIATEDSRFYEHHGVDPVGIFRAASVALFSGHASQGASTITQQLARNFFLSPEKTLTRKIKEVFLAIRIEQLLSKDEILELYLNKIYLGYRAYGVGAAAQVYFGKPVQDLTLSEMATIAGLPKAPSTFNPLYSLDRATARRNVVLSRMLSEGYISQTQYDQARNDVIDANYHAPKIAFSAPYLTEMVRQEMVSRYGEQAYEDGYRIYTTITRKVQQAAQQAVRNNVMDYDMRHGYRGPSNVLWKVGESAWDSKKITDSLKALPTYGPLLPAVVTAADPQEATATLADGTSVSLRMDGIRWARPYRSDTSQGPTPRKVTDVVQTGQQIWVRKVNDAWWLAQVPDVNSALVSINPQNGAVMALVGGFDFNQSKFNRATQALRQVGSNIKPFLYTAAMDKGLTLASILNDVPISRWDAGAGSDWQPKNSPPEYSGPIRLRQGLGQSKNVVMVRAMRAMGVDYAAEYLQRFGFPAQNIVHTESLALGSASFTPLQVARGYSVMANGGFLVDPYFISKIENDQGGVIFEAKPKIACPECDIPVIYGDTPKSNVLENKDMEDVALSQEQQNSTVPQPQLEQANQALVAQSGAQEYAPHVINTPLSFLIKSALNTNIFGEPGWQGTGWRAGRDLQRRDIGGKTGTTNSSKDAWFSGFGPGVVTSVWIGFDDHRRDLGRTSASGAIKDQISGYEGGAKSAQPAWDAYMKAVLEGVPEQPLTPPPGIVTVNIDRSTGQLANGGNSREEFFIEGTQPTTQAVHEVGTELIDNGETHELF encoded by the coding sequence ACTGCCTGATGTCGCCACGCTTCGCGATGTGCGCCTCCAAATCCCGATGCAGGTCTATAGCGCCGACGGTGAATTGATCGCTCAATATGGCGAAAAGCGCCGTATTCCGCTGACCTTAAACGAAATTCCTCCGGTGATGGTGAAAGCCTTTATCGCCACGGAAGACAGCCGTTTTTATGAACACCATGGCGTCGATCCGGTGGGGATTTTCCGTGCCGCAAGCGTGGCATTGTTCTCCGGTCACGCTTCGCAGGGCGCGAGTACGATTACGCAGCAGTTGGCGCGTAACTTCTTCCTGAGCCCGGAAAAAACGCTGACGCGTAAGATCAAGGAAGTGTTCCTTGCTATTCGTATCGAGCAATTGCTGAGCAAAGACGAAATCCTCGAGCTTTATCTCAACAAGATCTATCTGGGCTATCGCGCGTACGGCGTGGGCGCGGCGGCACAGGTTTATTTCGGTAAGCCTGTCCAGGATCTGACCTTAAGCGAAATGGCGACCATTGCGGGTCTGCCTAAAGCACCGTCGACGTTTAACCCACTTTATTCACTTGATCGTGCTACTGCGCGCCGTAACGTGGTGCTGTCACGGATGCTAAGCGAAGGCTATATCAGCCAGACGCAGTACGATCAGGCGCGAAATGATGTGATTGACGCCAACTATCACGCGCCGAAAATCGCCTTCTCGGCCCCGTATCTCACGGAAATGGTTCGCCAGGAGATGGTGAGTCGCTACGGTGAGCAGGCGTATGAAGACGGCTACCGCATCTACACGACTATCACGCGTAAAGTTCAGCAGGCGGCACAGCAGGCGGTACGTAACAATGTGATGGATTACGACATGCGTCACGGCTACCGTGGCCCGTCAAATGTGCTGTGGAAAGTGGGCGAAAGCGCATGGGACAGCAAAAAAATCACGGATTCTCTGAAGGCACTGCCGACTTACGGCCCGCTGCTTCCAGCAGTTGTCACGGCAGCCGATCCGCAGGAAGCGACCGCAACGCTTGCAGACGGGACCTCGGTTTCTTTGCGCATGGACGGGATTCGCTGGGCTCGCCCGTATCGCTCTGATACATCGCAAGGCCCAACGCCGCGTAAAGTCACGGATGTGGTCCAAACCGGGCAGCAAATCTGGGTTCGTAAAGTCAACGACGCCTGGTGGCTGGCGCAGGTTCCGGATGTGAACTCAGCGTTAGTCTCCATCAACCCGCAGAATGGCGCGGTGATGGCACTGGTCGGCGGTTTTGATTTTAATCAGAGCAAATTTAACCGCGCCACGCAGGCTCTGCGTCAGGTCGGCTCCAACATCAAGCCATTCCTGTATACCGCGGCGATGGATAAAGGGCTGACGCTCGCCAGCATCCTCAACGATGTGCCGATCTCTCGCTGGGATGCGGGCGCAGGTTCCGACTGGCAGCCGAAGAACTCCCCGCCGGAGTATTCCGGTCCAATCCGTTTACGTCAGGGTCTGGGGCAGTCTAAAAACGTGGTCATGGTTCGCGCGATGCGGGCGATGGGCGTCGATTACGCAGCGGAATATCTGCAACGTTTCGGTTTCCCTGCACAAAATATCGTGCACACCGAATCGCTGGCTCTGGGTTCCGCATCCTTTACGCCATTGCAGGTGGCGCGCGGTTACTCGGTGATGGCGAACGGCGGCTTCCTGGTTGATCCGTACTTCATCAGTAAAATTGAAAACGATCAGGGCGGCGTGATTTTTGAAGCGAAACCAAAAATCGCCTGTCCTGAATGTGATATTCCGGTGATTTACGGCGACACACCGAAATCGAACGTCCTGGAAAATAAAGACATGGAAGATGTCGCCCTGTCGCAGGAGCAACAGAATTCCACCGTTCCGCAACCGCAGCTGGAGCAGGCAAACCAGGCGCTGGTCGCGCAAAGCGGTGCGCAGGAATACGCTCCGCATGTGATTAACACGCCGCTCTCCTTCCTGATTAAGAGCGCCCTGAATACCAATATCTTTGGTGAACCGGGCTGGCAAGGCACAGGCTGGCGTGCGGGCCGTGATTTACAGCGGCGCGACATCGGCGGTAAAACCGGGACGACCAACAGTTCTAAAGACGCCTGGTTCTCCGGTTTCGGCCCTGGCGTAGTGACGTCCGTGTGGATCGGCTTTGACGATCACCGTCGCGATTTGGGCCGTACATCGGCATCGGGTGCGATTAAAGATCAGATTTCCGGTTACGAAGGCGGCGCGAAAAGCGCGCAGCCGGCCTGGGATGCTTATATGAAAGCGGTTCTGGAAGGCGTACCTGAACAGCCGCTCACGCCGCCGCCAGGTATTGTGACAGTCAATATCGACCGTAGTACCGGTCAGTTAGCCAACGGCGGAAACAGCCGTGAAGAGTTCTTCATCGAAGGCACGCAGCCGACAACGCAGGCGGTGCATGAGGTAGGGACTGAGCTGATTGATAACGGCGAGACGCACGAGCTGTTCTGA
- the nudE gene encoding ADP compounds hydrolase NudE, whose translation MSKPLQKPIILNVETIAKSRLFNVESVDLEFSNGVRRVYERMRPSTREAVMIVPIVDDHLILIREYAVGTESYELGFSKGLIDPGESVFEAANRELKEEVGFGANELTFLKKLSMAPSYFSSKMNIVLAEDLYPEKLEGDEPEPLPQVRWPLAHLMDLLEEPDFHEARNVSALFLVREWLKGQGRL comes from the coding sequence ATGAGCAAACCCTTACAAAAACCCATTATTCTGAATGTTGAAACAATCGCCAAATCGCGGCTGTTTAATGTGGAGAGCGTGGATCTGGAATTCAGCAACGGCGTGCGTCGTGTTTATGAACGTATGCGCCCATCAACGCGCGAAGCGGTGATGATTGTTCCGATTGTTGATGACCATCTTATCCTGATTCGTGAATATGCGGTGGGCACGGAATCTTACGAGCTGGGGTTCTCTAAAGGGTTGATCGATCCGGGTGAATCCGTTTTTGAAGCGGCGAACCGTGAGCTGAAAGAAGAAGTCGGTTTCGGTGCAAACGAACTCACCTTCCTGAAAAAGCTGTCTATGGCACCGTCCTATTTCTCCAGCAAAATGAATATTGTGCTTGCTGAAGATCTCTATCCCGAAAAGCTGGAAGGCGATGAGCCAGAGCCGTTACCGCAGGTTCGCTGGCCGCTGGCACATTTGATGGATTTGCTGGAAGAGCCTGATTTCCATGAGGCCCGCAACGTGAGTGCGCTGTTCCTGGTGCGTGAATGGCTCAAAGGGCAAGGGCGGCTGTAG
- a CDS encoding intracellular growth attenuator family protein, producing the protein MSTILIFFAAMLACVFIAGWLLRRRAQRRLRLPFLNAFAGATTRTLAPDERSAIENYLDTLNRILQTPGPTGATAAPVTLNLNAHSDTVLCVTRSITRYGITTDDPNKWRYYLDSVEVHLPPFWEQYINDENSVELIHTDSIPLVIALNGHTLSEYVQEAPRFALERASSTQASIRGEETEQIELLNIRQETHEEHALSRPDGIREAILIVAAFLLFFLCLMTPDVFAPWLAGGAVLLIAAGLWGLFASPAKTALREIHCLRGTPKRWGLFGENDQEHINNISLGIIDLIYPRHWQPWIAQDLGQKTDIDIYLDRQVVRQGRFLSLHDEVKNFPLQHWLRSTIIAGGAALVLALLIFLVPLDMPIKFTVSWIKGAQTIEATSVNQLEEAGVRVGDTLKLKGTGMCNIHAPGTWNTRQNSPFTPFDCSQIIWNDAPPLPLPESDTVSKATALTQALNRQLHPKPDENSRVSQSLRSAIQKSGMVLLDDFGDIVMKTQDLCSAEDECVRLKNALVNLGNSKDWEALVKRAEAGRLDGVNVLLRPVSAESLENLVATSTAPFVMRETSRAAQALNSPAPGGFVIASDEGSDLVDQPYPPVALYDYPAQEQWGEFQRLAQMLMQTPFSAEGIVTGIFTDANGTRHVDLHRMPDSAGLWRYIGTTLLMMAMLICIIWNGFAALRRYQRSRTRLAEIQQYYDNCLNPKLISAPESLIG; encoded by the coding sequence ATGAGCACCATTTTGATATTTTTCGCTGCTATGCTGGCCTGCGTATTCATTGCAGGATGGTTACTCAGACGCCGGGCGCAACGTCGTTTACGACTGCCCTTTTTAAACGCCTTCGCCGGTGCGACTACCCGTACGCTGGCCCCCGATGAACGCAGCGCCATTGAAAATTATCTCGATACGCTGAACCGCATCCTTCAGACGCCAGGGCCGACAGGAGCCACTGCTGCGCCTGTCACTCTGAATCTTAACGCACACAGCGACACCGTGCTGTGCGTGACGCGCTCGATCACGCGCTATGGCATCACCACCGACGATCCCAATAAATGGCGATACTATCTCGACTCCGTGGAAGTGCATTTGCCGCCGTTTTGGGAGCAATACATTAATGATGAAAATAGCGTCGAGCTGATCCATACCGATTCCATTCCGCTGGTTATCGCTCTGAATGGTCATACCCTGAGTGAATATGTTCAGGAAGCGCCGCGCTTTGCGCTCGAACGAGCGAGCTCCACGCAAGCCTCCATCCGCGGCGAAGAGACCGAACAGATTGAACTGCTCAATATCCGCCAGGAAACGCACGAAGAGCACGCGCTGAGCCGCCCGGACGGCATCCGTGAAGCGATTTTGATTGTCGCCGCCTTCCTGCTGTTTTTCCTGTGCCTGATGACGCCCGACGTCTTTGCCCCGTGGCTTGCGGGGGGGGCCGTTCTGTTGATCGCCGCAGGGCTGTGGGGGCTATTTGCTTCTCCGGCTAAAACGGCCTTGCGTGAAATCCACTGTTTACGCGGTACGCCAAAACGCTGGGGTTTGTTCGGTGAGAACGATCAGGAACATATCAACAATATTTCGCTCGGCATTATCGATCTTATTTATCCGCGTCACTGGCAGCCGTGGATTGCCCAGGATTTAGGGCAAAAAACCGATATTGATATCTATCTCGATCGCCAGGTGGTCCGCCAGGGGCGTTTTTTATCGCTGCATGATGAGGTGAAAAACTTCCCGCTCCAGCACTGGCTGCGCAGCACTATTATTGCTGGAGGCGCGGCGCTCGTCCTGGCGTTACTGATTTTCCTGGTTCCCCTTGATATGCCAATTAAATTCACCGTGTCGTGGATCAAAGGCGCACAAACCATTGAGGCCACCAGCGTTAATCAGCTGGAAGAGGCTGGCGTTCGCGTGGGAGATACCCTGAAGCTGAAAGGTACTGGCATGTGTAATATTCACGCGCCGGGAACCTGGAATACGCGCCAGAATTCGCCGTTCACCCCATTCGATTGCTCGCAGATCATCTGGAATGACGCACCGCCGCTACCGTTGCCGGAATCCGATACCGTCAGTAAAGCGACGGCATTGACGCAGGCGCTGAACCGCCAGTTGCATCCAAAACCCGACGAGAATTCACGTGTGAGCCAGTCTCTGCGCTCTGCCATTCAAAAATCTGGAATGGTATTGCTGGATGATTTTGGCGACATCGTGATGAAAACGCAGGATTTGTGCTCAGCAGAAGATGAATGCGTGCGCCTCAAAAATGCGCTCGTGAACCTCGGGAACAGCAAAGACTGGGAAGCGCTGGTCAAACGCGCCGAAGCAGGACGGCTGGACGGCGTGAACGTGCTGTTACGTCCGGTGAGCGCGGAGTCCCTGGAAAATCTGGTCGCCACGTCAACCGCACCGTTCGTGATGCGTGAAACCTCTCGTGCGGCTCAGGCGCTTAACAGCCCGGCGCCAGGCGGTTTTGTGATTGCCAGCGATGAGGGTAGCGACCTGGTTGATCAGCCGTATCCGCCTGTGGCGCTCTATGATTATCCGGCCCAGGAACAGTGGGGCGAGTTCCAGCGCCTGGCGCAAATGTTGATGCAAACACCATTTAGCGCAGAAGGTATTGTTACCGGAATCTTTACCGACGCGAACGGCACGCGACACGTTGATCTTCATCGCATGCCGGACAGCGCCGGGCTGTGGCGTTACATCGGTACGACGCTGCTCATGATGGCCATGTTGATTTGTATCATCTGGAACGGTTTTGCGGCCCTGCGTCGCTATCAGCGCTCACGTACTCGTCTGGCCGAGATCCAGCAGTATTACGATAATTGCCTCAATCCTAAGCTTATCTCCGCGCCTGAGAGCCTGATCGGATAA
- the yrfG gene encoding GMP/IMP nucleotidase, which translates to MHLDIAWQDVDTVLLDMDGTLLDLAFDTHFWQKLVPETYGAQQGITPSEAQDYIRQQYHAVQHTLNWYCLDYWSDRLGLDICAMTTAQGPHAVLREDTVPFLDALKASGKRRILLTNAHPHNLAVKLEHTGLASHLDLLLSTHTFGYPKEDQRLWQAVTEKTGLQPDRTLFIDDSEPILDAAAKFGIRYCLGVTNPDSGQAEKSYQRHPALNDYRRMIPSLSVKEKP; encoded by the coding sequence ATGCATCTTGATATCGCCTGGCAGGACGTTGATACCGTTCTGCTGGATATGGACGGCACGCTGCTTGATCTCGCATTTGACACCCATTTCTGGCAAAAGCTGGTGCCCGAAACTTACGGCGCGCAGCAGGGCATCACTCCGTCAGAAGCGCAGGATTACATTCGTCAGCAGTATCACGCCGTGCAACATACGCTAAACTGGTACTGCCTGGATTACTGGAGCGACCGTCTTGGTCTGGATATTTGTGCCATGACCACCGCTCAGGGGCCGCACGCCGTTTTGCGTGAAGATACGGTGCCGTTTCTGGATGCTCTGAAGGCGAGCGGCAAACGACGTATTTTGCTGACCAATGCGCATCCGCATAATCTGGCCGTGAAGCTTGAACATACTGGATTAGCGTCACACCTTGATTTATTACTTTCTACCCACACATTTGGGTATCCGAAAGAGGATCAGCGTTTATGGCAGGCCGTCACCGAGAAAACCGGTTTGCAGCCAGACAGAACCTTGTTCATTGATGACAGTGAACCGATTCTGGATGCAGCAGCAAAATTTGGTATTCGTTATTGCCTGGGCGTGACCAATCCCGATTCTGGACAAGCTGAAAAAAGCTATCAGCGGCATCCGGCGTTGAACGATTACCGTCGAATGATCCCCTCACTCAGCGTGAAGGAGAAGCCATGA
- a CDS encoding DUF4153 domain-containing protein has protein sequence MENTESLSPATRAGIVLVGAIQGFICYLVTWYIGYAGLPADSFWLVCVVPATVVLSTTLALSVTSFKQRSLWLALAAIVLAVAGMGAWLKWNIHGLERWGIRDALVLFGFNLLLMSFLMLPWLQRKLQPTSGKDFYTDFHTRSWHNALTLALIFLSNGLFWLVLFLWAELFKLVGIRFFNTLFFDTDWFIAIAIGVVSACAAILARMQVRLIQALQNLLTLIATGLLPLVALLSLLFIVVLPFVGLDAISARTSAAGLLLSLSMLLLILATVVWSQQRILLPYLFPLRWLVRVALLVSPVYPLLAIWALWLRIGQYGWTPERLYAVLTTIVALVWAVGFCISVINPRRNPLTVQRYVTPAVGLFSLAFLILIHTPILDPWRISVASHMARYHDGRITADQVSLHMLSQTGRKGREALVALQNDPQFTSDAKRRRDVNRMLAGQKEKAEGLTAAILANVVQLAPGTPPPDNGLWQAMMKYTYRFETCTTEKGACLLVSQDLNGDGQPEAVVYQFVDRAILVFTRHDKDWSLAGESWKMPETLSRDEFDRALEQGKVGTAVKPWADITILGERVKVDYDY, from the coding sequence ATGGAAAATACTGAAAGCTTATCTCCTGCTACGCGCGCAGGCATTGTGCTGGTTGGGGCGATACAGGGTTTTATCTGCTATTTGGTGACGTGGTACATCGGTTACGCCGGTCTTCCCGCCGACAGTTTTTGGCTGGTATGCGTCGTGCCCGCCACCGTGGTGCTCTCGACCACACTTGCACTGTCGGTCACCTCGTTCAAACAGCGTAGTTTATGGCTGGCACTGGCCGCGATCGTGTTGGCGGTCGCAGGCATGGGCGCATGGCTAAAATGGAATATTCACGGGCTCGAACGGTGGGGTATCCGGGACGCGCTGGTGTTGTTTGGCTTCAACCTTCTGCTGATGAGCTTTCTGATGCTGCCATGGCTGCAGCGAAAGCTTCAACCGACTTCCGGGAAGGATTTCTACACCGATTTTCATACCCGAAGCTGGCATAACGCCTTAACGCTGGCACTCATTTTTCTCTCTAACGGGCTGTTCTGGCTGGTGCTGTTTCTGTGGGCCGAGTTGTTCAAGCTGGTCGGAATCCGTTTCTTTAACACGCTCTTTTTTGATACCGACTGGTTTATCGCGATTGCGATTGGCGTGGTTTCGGCCTGCGCGGCCATTCTCGCAAGAATGCAGGTGCGATTAATCCAGGCGTTGCAAAATCTCTTAACATTGATTGCCACCGGCCTGCTGCCGCTGGTGGCGCTGCTTTCGCTACTGTTTATCGTCGTGCTGCCGTTTGTGGGTTTAGACGCGATTTCTGCGCGAACGTCGGCGGCGGGGCTGTTGCTGAGCCTGAGCATGTTGCTGCTGATACTGGCCACCGTCGTCTGGAGTCAGCAGCGTATTCTGCTTCCTTATCTGTTCCCGCTGCGCTGGCTTGTTCGGGTGGCGTTACTGGTCTCGCCGGTTTATCCCCTGTTAGCGATCTGGGCCTTGTGGCTGCGTATCGGGCAATACGGCTGGACACCGGAGCGGTTATACGCGGTGTTGACCACCATTGTAGCGCTGGTTTGGGCGGTCGGTTTTTGCATCAGCGTGATCAATCCGCGGCGCAATCCGCTGACGGTGCAGCGTTACGTTACTCCGGCCGTGGGCCTGTTCTCGCTGGCGTTTTTGATCCTGATTCACACACCGATTCTCGATCCGTGGCGCATCAGCGTAGCAAGTCATATGGCACGTTATCATGACGGCAGGATCACCGCCGATCAGGTGAGTCTGCACATGTTAAGTCAAACCGGACGCAAAGGCCGCGAGGCGCTGGTCGCGCTGCAAAACGATCCGCAGTTCACGTCAGATGCGAAACGTCGGCGGGATGTGAATCGAATGCTGGCAGGGCAAAAAGAGAAAGCAGAGGGATTGACCGCGGCGATATTGGCGAACGTTGTACAGCTCGCGCCTGGGACGCCGCCGCCGGACAATGGGCTATGGCAGGCGATGATGAAATACACATACCGTTTCGAGACCTGCACCACTGAAAAGGGCGCTTGTCTGCTGGTTTCACAGGATCTGAACGGTGACGGTCAACCGGAGGCGGTTGTCTATCAGTTCGTTGATCGGGCGATTCTGGTGTTTACCCGTCACGATAAAGACTGGTCTCTCGCGGGAGAGTCCTGGAAGATGCCAGAAACGTTATCACGGGATGAATTTGATCGTGCGCTTGAGCAAGGCAAAGTCGGTACGGCGGTTAAGCCCTGGGCGGATATCACGATTCTCGGGGAACGCGTAAAGGTAGACTACGATTATTAG